Proteins encoded within one genomic window of Acidicapsa ligni:
- a CDS encoding sensor domain-containing diguanylate cyclase, with the protein MEGQLLLESIPEKESSQGSALTYMIFWKKPDSLMLWLAVLLLVLVASWGGVILGQTPAQADILWPANGILLAVLLKLPRRNWASYLLGGVVASVLIHRIYGFPLERSLIFAAANTVEVALAAALLARDGWRQPDLTKLRTLGRFVLIGVVLAPLSSALVVLLLRMLQGDPTGFLGVVNWFVGDAIGIAIMTPLVLAIQPEELTSLLAPGKRYETIAILFALTGLSVAIFAQYGLPIVFILFPLQVLAIFRLGSSGAAIGLFLMAVPAAYLTAHGRGPFPIARTASAGHVGPLLHSIFLLQCFLCVSLVVLYSVSAALAERDRLEQELTQAYQEADTFAGIDHITGIANRRTFDKQLAREWRRAIREHGYLSLLMIDVDQFKLYNDHYGHVAGDACLRTIGMILAKAPLRGADLAARYGGEEFAVILPRAGAEGAVIIADLIRMAVADANLAHFARQPGIVTISVGVATIRPDNSSDETLLIKAADDALYRAKHEGRNMVRVSDTIGQNAD; encoded by the coding sequence ATGGAAGGGCAACTTCTTTTAGAAAGCATCCCTGAGAAAGAATCTAGCCAGGGGTCGGCTCTTACGTACATGATCTTCTGGAAGAAGCCAGACTCCCTCATGCTCTGGCTAGCGGTGTTGCTCCTGGTTCTGGTTGCGTCCTGGGGCGGAGTGATCCTGGGGCAAACGCCAGCCCAGGCAGACATACTGTGGCCCGCAAACGGAATCCTGCTGGCAGTCTTACTAAAGCTGCCGCGTCGTAACTGGGCCAGTTACCTGTTGGGCGGTGTAGTCGCCAGCGTACTCATTCACCGGATATACGGATTTCCACTCGAACGATCCCTGATCTTTGCGGCGGCCAATACCGTTGAGGTAGCACTGGCAGCGGCATTATTAGCTAGAGACGGTTGGCGTCAGCCGGATTTGACTAAGCTGCGCACGCTTGGCAGGTTTGTTCTGATCGGCGTGGTGCTGGCTCCGCTGTCCTCAGCACTGGTTGTGCTGCTCCTACGGATGCTGCAAGGCGATCCAACGGGCTTTCTTGGCGTCGTGAATTGGTTCGTGGGCGATGCAATCGGAATTGCGATCATGACCCCGCTGGTGCTGGCGATTCAGCCGGAGGAGCTCACGTCGTTGCTCGCTCCAGGCAAGCGGTATGAAACCATCGCAATCCTGTTCGCCTTGACCGGGCTCTCTGTGGCAATCTTCGCGCAGTACGGTCTTCCGATTGTTTTTATTCTCTTCCCGCTGCAGGTGCTGGCCATCTTCCGGCTGGGAAGCTCCGGCGCTGCCATTGGCCTGTTTCTGATGGCTGTGCCTGCAGCCTACCTGACGGCACATGGCCGCGGTCCTTTTCCGATAGCGCGTACTGCTTCGGCAGGGCACGTAGGCCCGCTGCTGCACAGCATATTTCTGCTGCAATGCTTCTTGTGTGTTTCGCTGGTGGTTCTATACTCCGTTTCGGCTGCCCTGGCAGAACGAGACCGGCTCGAACAGGAGTTGACCCAGGCTTACCAGGAGGCGGACACCTTCGCCGGGATCGATCACATTACCGGCATCGCCAACCGTAGAACCTTTGACAAGCAACTGGCGCGCGAGTGGCGGCGGGCCATCCGCGAGCATGGATATCTCTCCCTGCTGATGATCGATGTGGATCAGTTCAAGCTATACAACGATCATTACGGGCATGTGGCCGGAGATGCCTGCCTGCGAACGATCGGCATGATTCTGGCCAAGGCTCCATTGCGAGGTGCGGATCTTGCTGCACGATACGGAGGCGAAGAGTTCGCAGTGATTCTGCCGCGAGCAGGCGCTGAGGGAGCAGTGATCATCGCAGATCTGATTCGAATGGCGGTCGCGGATGCGAATCTCGCTCATTTTGCACGCCAACCGGGGATTGTGACCATCAGCGTCGGGGTAGCTACGATCCGGCCGGACAATTCTTCAGACGAGACATTGCTGATTAAGGCCGCGGATGACGCCCTGTATCGGGCCAAGCATGAGGGGCGAAATATGGTGCGCGTCTCCGACACGATCGGGCAGAATGCAGACTAA